In Actinoplanes sp. NBC_00393, a single genomic region encodes these proteins:
- a CDS encoding SDR family oxidoreductase produces MTILVTGATGNVGGHLVRALAERHENVRVFDRHAAGSLQQALDGADRLFLACGNVPEQVDFECAAIDAAAAAGVRRVVKLSGPGASAGSPLIFERWHATIEAHLAASGLPHVLLRPRTFMTNLLAYATSVARTGRLFAPAGQARISFIHPRDVALVAAEALTGPGHDGRTYTLTGPEAITFDRVAAELSAATGRDVSYVPVGDEDARHAMIADGLPPMLADAIVAIFSAQRTGVMADTTDTVREVTGGEPLGIADFAREYAAAFRPIAAGSPG; encoded by the coding sequence ATGACCATCCTGGTGACCGGCGCGACCGGCAATGTGGGCGGCCACCTGGTCCGCGCCCTGGCCGAGCGCCACGAGAACGTCCGCGTCTTCGACCGGCACGCCGCAGGCTCGCTGCAACAGGCCCTGGACGGCGCCGACCGGCTCTTCCTGGCCTGCGGCAACGTGCCCGAGCAGGTCGACTTCGAATGCGCGGCGATCGACGCGGCGGCCGCCGCCGGTGTGCGCCGGGTGGTGAAGCTGTCCGGCCCCGGCGCCTCCGCCGGCTCGCCGCTGATCTTCGAACGGTGGCACGCGACGATCGAGGCACATCTGGCGGCCTCCGGCCTGCCGCATGTCCTGCTGCGGCCGCGCACCTTCATGACGAACCTTCTTGCGTACGCGACGAGCGTGGCCCGCACCGGCCGGCTGTTCGCGCCCGCCGGTCAGGCCCGGATCTCCTTCATCCACCCCCGCGACGTCGCCCTGGTCGCGGCCGAGGCGCTGACCGGGCCGGGACACGACGGCCGCACGTACACACTGACCGGTCCCGAAGCGATCACCTTCGACCGGGTGGCCGCCGAGCTGTCCGCGGCGACCGGGCGGGACGTTTCCTATGTGCCGGTCGGCGACGAGGACGCCCGCCACGCGATGATCGCCGACGGGCTGCCGCCGATGCTGGCCGACGCCATCGTGGCGATCTTCTCGGCCCAGCGGACCGGGGTGATGGCCGACACCACCGACACGGTCCGCGAGGTGACCGGCGGCGAGCCACTCGGCATCGCCGACTTCGCCCGCGAGTACGCCGCCGCGTTCCGCCCGATCGCCGCCGGCTCGCCGGGCTGA
- a CDS encoding FAD-binding oxidoreductase, which yields MTIPDFRGALLRPDDEGYAETRRVWNGAVDRRPALIARCTGAADVQLAVRFAREHDLAVAVRGGGHSVQGYGVCDGGLMIDLSLLKGAAVDPAARTVRAAGGLTWAEFDLATQRHGLAVTGGSVSSTGVGGVTLGGGFGHLMRRHGLTVDNLRAADLVTADGTLRRVDANTDPELFWGLRGGGGNFGVVTAFEFGLHPVGPIVLGGPIFWPLEQAPKVLSFLREFAPAAPDELGIAIVAMLAPPMPFLPPERYGTPVFGLLPVWCGEPAEGAHVLAPLRGVGTPVGELIRLVPYRAIQSLLDLSASPGTCSYWRSHRLTDLPDQIVPLIESVTSPLSLLNGWVIGGAASRVASDATAVGPRRPGFELRLIANWRPGDPDADRHRDWVRRGWESLRPYAAGQFASFLSDEGTAGVRVAYGDRLTRLTALKDRLDPDNVFRLNPNIAPTSTVSTPEGAAR from the coding sequence ATGACTATTCCCGACTTCCGCGGCGCACTGCTGCGGCCCGACGACGAAGGCTACGCCGAGACGCGCCGCGTCTGGAACGGCGCGGTGGATCGCCGGCCCGCGCTGATCGCCCGCTGCACCGGCGCCGCCGACGTCCAGCTCGCCGTCCGCTTCGCCCGCGAGCACGACCTGGCGGTCGCGGTCCGCGGCGGCGGCCACTCGGTGCAGGGGTACGGCGTCTGCGACGGCGGGCTGATGATCGACCTGTCCCTGCTCAAGGGCGCCGCCGTCGACCCTGCGGCGCGTACCGTCCGGGCCGCCGGTGGGCTGACCTGGGCCGAGTTCGACCTGGCCACCCAGCGGCACGGCCTGGCCGTCACCGGCGGCTCGGTCAGCTCCACCGGCGTCGGCGGGGTCACCCTGGGCGGCGGGTTCGGCCACCTGATGCGCCGCCACGGCCTCACCGTCGACAACCTGCGCGCCGCCGACCTGGTCACCGCCGACGGGACGCTGCGCCGGGTCGACGCGAACACCGACCCCGAACTGTTCTGGGGGCTGCGCGGCGGTGGCGGCAACTTCGGTGTCGTCACCGCGTTCGAGTTCGGGTTGCACCCGGTCGGCCCGATCGTGCTCGGCGGCCCGATCTTCTGGCCCCTCGAGCAGGCGCCGAAGGTGCTCAGCTTCCTGCGCGAATTCGCTCCGGCCGCCCCGGACGAACTGGGTATCGCGATCGTGGCGATGCTCGCCCCGCCCATGCCGTTCCTGCCGCCGGAGCGCTACGGCACCCCGGTCTTCGGCCTGCTGCCGGTCTGGTGCGGCGAGCCGGCCGAGGGCGCCCATGTCCTGGCCCCGCTGCGCGGCGTCGGCACCCCGGTCGGTGAACTGATCCGGCTGGTGCCGTACCGCGCGATCCAGTCGCTGCTGGACTTGAGCGCCTCGCCGGGCACCTGCTCGTACTGGCGCTCGCACCGGCTCACCGACCTGCCCGACCAGATCGTGCCACTGATCGAGTCGGTCACCTCACCGCTGTCGCTGCTCAACGGCTGGGTGATCGGCGGCGCGGCGAGCCGGGTGGCATCCGACGCCACCGCGGTCGGACCGCGCCGGCCCGGCTTCGAGCTGCGGCTGATCGCCAACTGGCGGCCCGGCGACCCGGACGCCGACCGGCACCGCGACTGGGTGCGGCGCGGCTGGGAGTCGTTGCGGCCGTACGCCGCCGGGCAGTTCGCGAGCTTCCTGTCCGACGAGGGGACGGCCGGGGTGCGTGTCGCGTACGGCGACCGGCTGACCCGGCTCACCGCACTCAAGGACCGGCTCGACCCGGACAACGTCTTCCGTCTCAACCCCAACATCGCACCCACCTCGACCGTTTCGACCCCTGAAGGAGCAGCACGATGA
- a CDS encoding ATP-binding protein: MLEIRLFGTFELRADGEPVVLTSARAQSLLAYLALRRGEPQRRDRVAGLLWPESSEAQARTNLRHLLHTLRAALPDAGRQLDADARTVALRDVYADTAAFDAAYAAGDWHTAAGLAAGDLLEGCDDAWLDADRLDYRRRLGIALERAVASADRSTAIGYAERARALDPLAERPYRMLIRLYDEAGDRARAVRVYHDCVTVLEQELGVAPSAQTRARYEALLPAGGAAPRGAEDAALVGRGPQRRRLIELWRAAPHLVVLTGEPGIGKTRLAEEFRQWAAGQGAATATARSYRAEGTLAYAPVVHWLRAGLPRWRRRLAPAELAVLAVLLPELGVEPAPPEPGSRLRLFEAAAHALRADGRALLLVADDLHAADAPTCQFLHYLLRDDHYLLRGDAGRLLVVATVRAGEAEPGHPLHQLLAGLGALGRCTELPLEGLDGAETAQLAGHLGHTVDAERLHRETGGNPLFVVEALRAGLRVLTPRVQAVLLERLRPLSPGARELLELAATAGGSVAVDVLTRVHPRAVAADLDELWRRRLLVTSGGETYDFSHDKLREVAYRQVPPARRRRNHALLAAALIEVYADAPDTVAGRIAAHLHAAGSPGAAIDWYQRAATAAQQRYADAEAAELLLRAAELTRGADRELEVLTGVPGPLSSAEGYASPRLRAVLDRAFALAGARGTEPAAPLLRAQAMAVLSRGDFAAAAQYGARLRALGDTDDVLAVEGDFVRGVAAAWRNETGAARAHLSAALQRYRPQNRGAHLLGYGQDPQVLCLIRLAHVHFCRAEPADAEHRQRQALDLARQGAHPFTLAGALLFAALLDLDRGDLPGLRERVAELNRVRERVDAAPIRLCGEAFTGYLAVLDGSAEAGLRRIDQALDDPGRDTAPGVPAMLLRIRLAAALAAGQQSEAAESAKRLLAGDVRIWDTLAEDALTG; the protein is encoded by the coding sequence ATGCTGGAGATCCGGCTCTTCGGCACGTTCGAGCTGCGCGCCGACGGCGAGCCCGTCGTGCTCACCTCGGCGCGGGCCCAGTCGTTGCTGGCGTACCTGGCGCTGCGCCGCGGCGAGCCGCAGCGCCGGGACCGGGTGGCCGGCCTGCTGTGGCCCGAGTCGAGCGAGGCGCAGGCCCGGACGAACCTGCGGCACCTGCTGCACACGCTGCGCGCGGCGCTGCCGGACGCCGGCCGGCAGCTGGACGCGGACGCGCGGACGGTCGCCCTGCGCGACGTCTACGCGGACACTGCGGCCTTCGACGCGGCGTACGCGGCGGGCGACTGGCACACCGCCGCCGGCCTGGCCGCCGGCGACCTGCTGGAGGGCTGCGACGACGCGTGGCTGGACGCCGACCGCCTCGATTACCGGCGGCGGCTCGGCATCGCGCTGGAACGGGCCGTGGCGAGCGCCGACCGCTCCACGGCGATCGGCTACGCCGAACGTGCCCGCGCCCTGGACCCGCTCGCCGAACGGCCGTACCGGATGCTGATCCGGCTCTACGACGAGGCCGGTGACCGGGCCCGGGCGGTCCGGGTCTACCACGACTGCGTGACCGTCCTGGAGCAGGAGCTCGGCGTCGCGCCGTCGGCGCAGACCCGGGCCCGGTACGAAGCACTGCTGCCGGCCGGCGGGGCCGCACCGCGGGGCGCCGAGGACGCCGCCCTCGTCGGCCGCGGCCCGCAGCGCCGGCGGCTGATCGAGCTGTGGCGCGCGGCACCGCACCTGGTGGTGCTGACCGGCGAGCCGGGCATCGGCAAGACCCGGCTGGCCGAGGAGTTCCGGCAGTGGGCGGCCGGGCAGGGCGCGGCCACCGCGACCGCCCGCTCCTACCGGGCCGAGGGCACCCTGGCGTACGCGCCGGTGGTGCACTGGCTGCGGGCCGGGCTGCCCCGGTGGCGGCGCCGGCTCGCCCCGGCCGAGTTGGCCGTCCTCGCCGTGCTGCTGCCCGAGCTGGGCGTCGAACCGGCGCCGCCGGAGCCCGGCTCCCGGCTGCGGTTGTTCGAGGCGGCGGCGCACGCGTTGCGGGCGGACGGGCGGGCGCTGCTGCTCGTCGCCGACGACCTGCACGCCGCCGACGCGCCGACCTGTCAGTTCCTGCACTACCTGCTGCGCGACGACCACTACCTGCTGCGCGGCGACGCCGGCCGGCTGCTGGTGGTCGCCACCGTCCGGGCCGGCGAGGCCGAGCCCGGCCACCCCCTCCACCAGCTGCTGGCCGGGCTCGGCGCCCTCGGCCGGTGCACCGAGCTGCCCCTCGAGGGCCTGGACGGAGCCGAGACCGCGCAGCTCGCCGGCCACCTGGGTCACACCGTCGACGCCGAGCGGCTGCACCGGGAGACCGGCGGTAACCCGCTGTTCGTGGTGGAGGCGCTGCGCGCCGGGCTGCGCGTGCTCACCCCACGCGTGCAGGCGGTCCTGCTCGAGCGGCTGCGCCCGCTCAGCCCGGGCGCCCGGGAACTGCTCGAACTGGCGGCCACCGCGGGCGGCTCGGTGGCCGTGGACGTGCTCACCAGGGTGCATCCGCGGGCCGTCGCGGCCGACCTGGACGAGCTGTGGCGGCGCCGGCTGCTGGTCACCAGCGGCGGGGAGACGTACGACTTCAGCCACGACAAGCTGCGCGAGGTGGCGTACCGGCAGGTGCCGCCGGCCCGGCGCCGCCGCAACCACGCGCTGCTCGCCGCCGCGCTGATCGAGGTGTACGCCGATGCGCCGGACACCGTTGCCGGGCGGATCGCCGCGCACCTGCACGCCGCCGGCTCGCCGGGCGCGGCAATCGACTGGTACCAGCGGGCCGCCACCGCCGCCCAGCAGCGCTACGCCGATGCCGAGGCCGCCGAGCTGCTGCTGCGCGCGGCGGAGCTGACCCGCGGCGCAGATCGCGAACTCGAGGTGCTCACCGGCGTACCGGGGCCGTTGAGTTCGGCCGAGGGGTACGCGTCGCCGCGGCTGCGTGCGGTGCTGGACCGGGCCTTCGCCTTGGCCGGCGCCCGCGGCACGGAGCCGGCGGCGCCGCTGCTGCGCGCGCAGGCGATGGCGGTGCTCTCGCGCGGCGACTTCGCTGCCGCCGCGCAGTACGGCGCCCGGCTACGCGCCCTCGGCGACACCGACGACGTGCTCGCCGTGGAGGGCGACTTCGTGCGCGGGGTGGCGGCGGCCTGGCGCAACGAGACCGGCGCCGCCCGCGCGCACCTGAGTGCCGCGCTGCAGCGTTACCGGCCGCAGAACCGCGGCGCGCACCTGCTCGGCTACGGGCAGGACCCGCAGGTGCTCTGCCTGATCCGGCTCGCGCACGTGCACTTCTGCCGCGCCGAGCCGGCTGACGCCGAGCACCGGCAACGCCAGGCGCTGGACCTGGCCCGCCAGGGCGCGCACCCGTTCACGCTGGCCGGGGCGCTGCTGTTCGCCGCCCTGCTCGACCTGGACCGCGGCGACCTGCCCGGCCTGCGCGAGCGGGTCGCCGAGCTGAACCGGGTCCGCGAGCGGGTGGACGCCGCGCCGATCCGGCTCTGCGGCGAGGCGTTCACCGGGTATCTCGCGGTGCTGGACGGCTCGGCCGAGGCCGGGCTGCGGCGCATCGACCAGGCTCTGGACGACCCCGGCCGCGACACCGCGCCCGGGGTCCCCGCCATGCTGCTGCGTATCCGGCTCGCCGCGGCGCTCGCGGCCGGGCAGCAGAGCGAGGCGGCCGAGTCAGCGAAGCGGCTGCTGGCCGGCGACGTCCGGATCTGGGACACCCTGGCCGAAGACGCGCTGACCGGGTAG
- a CDS encoding MFS transporter produces MPQSREAWRSTPARTSIASAAARQPGRRPVRPPPRLPARDGRVHCRLPGRRLRDQRHDADRRPVLHGVGTALALVSTTFPAGPARARALAVFSAAAGAGTAGGLLTHFLSWRGVMFVNVPIGVLVMALADGRRQSRVPRPILPLVLFRDRNRTCAYAVVLLVGGSLSLTYFPSPHVQHVLGYSPIRARLASPVRLRHFRRLLAGGPAGAAPTGVRGDQHRAWLQVVHRCIDGTQQQ; encoded by the coding sequence GTGCCGCAGTCGCGGGAGGCCTGGCGTTCTACGCCGGCCAGGACGAGCATCGCGAGTGCTGCTGCTCGGCAGCCGGGCCGGAGACCTGTGCGGCCGCCGCCGCGCCTTCCTGCTCGGGATGGGCGTGTTCACTGCCGCCTCCCAGGTCGGCGGCTTCGCGACCAGCGGCACGATGCTGATCGCCGGCCGGTCCTGCACGGCGTCGGGACCGCTCTCGCTCTGGTCTCCACCACGTTCCCGGCCGGTCCGGCCCGGGCCAGGGCGCTCGCCGTCTTCTCGGCCGCCGCGGGTGCCGGCACAGCCGGCGGCCTGCTCACCCACTTCCTCTCCTGGCGCGGTGTCATGTTTGTCAACGTCCCGATCGGGGTTCTTGTCATGGCGCTCGCCGACGGCCGACGGCAGAGCCGGGTGCCGCGCCCGATCCTTCCGCTCGTGCTGTTCCGTGACCGCAACCGCACCTGCGCGTACGCCGTCGTCCTGCTGGTCGGCGGTTCGCTGTCACTGACCTACTTCCCGTCGCCGCACGTGCAGCACGTCCTGGGCTACAGCCCGATCCGCGCCAGGCTGGCTTCCCCCGTTCGCCTTCGGCATTTCCGGCGGCTCCTGGCTGGCGGCCCGGCTGGCGCTGCGCCCACTGGCGTGCGCGGTGACCAGCATCGGGCGTGGCTGCAGGTCGTTCACCGCTGTATCGACGGCACGCAACAGCAGTGA
- a CDS encoding TetR/AcrR family transcriptional regulator, producing MTASPARERPRNATQTRQLLLDVARHRFARHGYASTTVREIADGAGVNVALINRYFTSKEGLFQACLQTAIIDLKRDTDGIALADVAASIAYRLTSPADDPALLDALLLLVRSSGDERVDAMRRTVLHSMSERLAVAAGAPQPPDADAVLRAQIVLAASLGVALMRASVGLQPLASATEAQMRGPISDLVSALT from the coding sequence GTGACGGCATCTCCGGCGCGCGAACGGCCGCGCAACGCGACCCAGACCCGCCAGCTCCTGCTCGACGTGGCCCGGCACCGCTTCGCCCGGCACGGCTACGCGAGCACCACCGTGCGCGAGATCGCTGACGGGGCGGGCGTCAACGTCGCCCTGATCAACCGGTACTTCACGTCGAAGGAAGGGCTCTTCCAGGCCTGCCTGCAGACCGCCATCATCGACCTCAAACGCGACACCGACGGCATCGCGCTCGCCGACGTCGCCGCCTCCATCGCCTACCGGCTCACCTCCCCGGCCGACGACCCGGCGCTGCTCGACGCCCTTCTGCTGCTGGTGCGCAGCTCCGGTGACGAACGCGTCGACGCGATGCGCCGCACCGTGCTGCACAGCATGAGCGAACGGCTCGCGGTCGCGGCCGGTGCGCCACAGCCGCCGGATGCCGACGCCGTGCTGCGGGCCCAGATCGTGCTGGCTGCCTCGCTCGGCGTCGCGCTGATGCGCGCGTCGGTCGGCCTGCAGCCGCTGGCGTCGGCCACCGAGGCGCAGATGCGCGGGCCGATCAGCGATCTGGTCTCGGCGCTGACCTGA